From one Dermacentor silvarum isolate Dsil-2018 chromosome 3, BIME_Dsil_1.4, whole genome shotgun sequence genomic stretch:
- the LOC119445629 gene encoding amine sulfotransferase encodes MPGRRPYRQVIDGVPRCPVVNPDIFRKSLSFRAAKGDVVQSTYPKSGSHWIQYIMQLILNGGKPISSYDEFTRNFRAIEYVDTDGWESPLPERLFMTHQPLIREIMNKEAKYIYIARNPWDVCVSQFRMTTDLSSSHFEDGTFEEFFQPFIEGDLGYGSYFGHVASAYAIKDEPNVFFVTYEELKKDIKGTVLRLARFLGERYEKSLLEDSQMLQSILEWSKPEHMKKVIVFNLNGNETPEWNDLFVRNKITSKEGYNGDKTKYALVKEAKVGGWKEYFTPELLARFEKKILEEGDKASFMEMWKDIRMEAFTLSCRSAEYQDSSVP; translated from the coding sequence ATGCCAGGTCGGAGGCCATACCGGCAAGTCATCGACGGTGTGCCGAGGTGCCCAGTAGTCAATCCGGATATATTTCGAAAAAGTCTCTCTTTCCGCGCTGCCAAGGGTGACGTCGTGCAGAGCACCTACCCCAAAAGTGGGTCCCATTGGATTCAGTACATCATGCAGCTAATACTGAACGGAGGAAAACCCATAAGCTCCTACGACGAGTTCACCCGCAACTTCCGGGCAATCGAGTATGTGGACACTGATGGCTGGGAGTCACCTCTACCCGAGAGACTGTTCATGACGCATCAGCCACTCATCCGAGAGATTATGAACAAGGAGGCCAAGTACATCTACATCGCTCGAAACCCATGGGACGTCTGCGTCTCGCAGTTTCGCATGACCACAGACCTCAGCAGCTCGCACTTCGAGGACGGCACATTCGAAGAGTTCTTCCAACCCTTCATCGAGGGAGACTTGGGTTACGGGAGCTACTTTGGCCACGTGGCGTCCGCATACGCCATCAAAGACGAACCGAACGTGTTCTTCGTGACTTACGAAGAGCTCAAGAAGGACATTAAAGGGACAGTTTTGAGACTGGCTAGGTTCCTGGGTGAGAGATACGAGAAGTCCCTGCTGGAAGACTCGCAAATGCTGCAAAGTATCCTGGAATGGTCGAAACCTGAACACATGAAGAAAGTCATCGTATTTAATCTCAATGGAAACGAGACGCCGGAATGGAACGATCTCTTTGTCAGGAATAAGATTACGAGTAAGGAAGGCTACAATGGAGACAAAACAAAGTACGCGCTAGTAAAAGAAGCCAAAGTAGGAGGCTGGAAAGAATATTTCACTCCTGAACTACTTGCCCGTTTCGAGAAGAAAATACTTGAAGAAGGGGATAAGGCATCGTTTATGGAGATGTGGAAAGACATTCGAATGGAGGCCTTCACATTATCCTGCCGATCTGCGGAGTACCAGGACTCTTCCGTACCTTAA